A single region of the Microlunatus panaciterrae genome encodes:
- a CDS encoding HAD family hydrolase: protein MSWRPKLVALDIDGTVVDHAGRMPEAVFDAVQRVVEAGVHVVLATGRAWHGTQPVFDHLRLPGGPAISSNGAVTVSYPPQEITRAITFDPADVIRRVMEFAPDTLVAVEEVGRGYRLSDHFPPGDLTGELVIEDLQELGARPVTRVILRDPNRSDEDFVSLADHLGLHGVTYFVGYSAWIDIAPDGVNKATALADIAADLGVDQTEVLALGDGRNDIEMLTWAGRGVAIGDAPPEVKEAADSVTDRFDLGGTVKELLRWF from the coding sequence ATGAGCTGGCGGCCGAAGCTCGTCGCCTTGGACATCGACGGCACGGTCGTCGACCATGCCGGCCGGATGCCCGAGGCCGTCTTCGACGCGGTCCAACGGGTGGTCGAGGCCGGCGTTCACGTCGTACTGGCTACCGGGCGGGCCTGGCACGGCACCCAACCCGTGTTCGACCACCTGAGACTGCCCGGGGGTCCGGCCATCTCGTCCAACGGCGCCGTGACGGTGAGCTACCCGCCGCAGGAGATCACCCGGGCGATCACTTTCGACCCCGCCGACGTGATCCGACGGGTGATGGAGTTCGCCCCCGACACCCTGGTGGCGGTGGAGGAGGTCGGTCGTGGCTACCGCCTGTCCGACCACTTCCCACCCGGAGACCTCACCGGCGAGCTGGTGATCGAGGATCTGCAGGAGCTCGGTGCCAGGCCGGTGACCAGGGTGATCCTGCGCGACCCGAACCGCTCAGACGAGGACTTCGTCTCCCTGGCCGACCATCTGGGCCTGCACGGGGTGACCTACTTCGTCGGCTACAGCGCCTGGATCGACATCGCCCCTGACGGTGTGAACAAGGCGACCGCCCTGGCCGACATCGCGGCCGACCTCGGGGTGGACCAGACCGAGGTGCTGGCGCTGGGCGATGGCCGCAACGACATCGAGATGCTCACCTGGGCCGGCCGCGGGGTCGCCATCGGTGACGCCCCGCCGGAGGTGAAGGAAGCCGCCGACAGCGTCACCGACCGGTTCGACCTGGGAGGCACGGTGAAGGAATTGCTGCGCTGGTTCTGA
- a CDS encoding WhiB family transcriptional regulator: protein MRATQTTTSAPVTGCVEFASLFQDPFLEEPPNTSASAPDRRRHQLLTQRAESLCHACPLQRECLYDAVVKNDVSGYVAGTTRKERMQMRRLLEVTVEPEDFDTLAGVTGRHRQVDHDEVVRLRNANPHESLEMLAQRMGCSLSTVKRHLRKARRTVDVTPIRRSTPPSLARVMAAFRTVTRTPSPARRAA, encoded by the coding sequence ATGCGAGCAACCCAGACAACGACCAGTGCACCCGTCACCGGATGTGTGGAGTTTGCCTCCCTGTTCCAGGACCCCTTCCTGGAGGAACCCCCGAACACGAGCGCGAGCGCTCCGGACCGCCGTCGCCACCAGCTGCTGACCCAGCGCGCCGAGAGCCTGTGTCACGCCTGCCCGCTGCAGCGCGAGTGCCTCTACGACGCCGTCGTCAAGAATGACGTGTCCGGCTACGTCGCCGGCACCACCCGCAAGGAGCGGATGCAGATGCGCCGCCTGCTGGAGGTCACCGTCGAGCCGGAGGACTTCGACACCCTGGCCGGTGTCACTGGCCGGCACCGTCAGGTTGATCATGACGAGGTCGTTCGACTGCGCAACGCCAACCCGCACGAGAGCCTGGAGATGTTGGCCCAGCGGATGGGTTGCTCGCTGTCAACGGTGAAGCGGCATCTGCGCAAGGCCCGCAGGACCGTCGACGTGACGCCGATCCGCAGGTCCACACCACCGAGCCTGGCGCGGGTGATGGCCGCCTTCCGCACCGTCACCCGGACGCCATCACCGGCACGGCGGGCAGCCTGA
- a CDS encoding glycosyltransferase, with amino-acid sequence MNQPLTRVACIIPAKDEEQRIAATVKAASSLKYVDVVIVCDDGSSDATAQYAAAAGAVVVSHTRNRGKAAAIDSAVNALGILEQRDKLPEARALLLLDADLEESAAACAPLIEPVVTGEADLTVAVLPAQRTASGEEPGGLGLVMTTATRGIEELCGFSPRAPLSGQRCLTRRAFELASPLASGFGVEVGMTIDIVRAGLRVKEIEVDLYHRATGSDLASQFHRAKQLRDVTRALTARGLVQASLKELKDSGGVPGLLKRLKR; translated from the coding sequence GTGAATCAACCCCTGACCCGTGTCGCCTGCATCATCCCTGCCAAGGACGAGGAGCAGCGGATCGCGGCAACGGTCAAGGCGGCCAGTTCGCTGAAGTACGTGGATGTGGTGATCGTCTGCGACGACGGCAGCAGTGATGCCACCGCCCAGTACGCCGCTGCGGCCGGGGCGGTGGTGGTGTCCCACACCCGAAACCGTGGCAAGGCGGCCGCCATCGACTCTGCCGTCAACGCGCTCGGCATCCTCGAGCAGCGGGACAAGCTGCCAGAGGCCAGGGCGCTGCTGCTGCTGGACGCCGACCTGGAGGAGAGCGCCGCCGCCTGCGCACCACTGATCGAACCCGTCGTCACCGGCGAGGCTGACCTGACGGTGGCCGTGCTGCCGGCGCAGCGGACCGCCAGTGGCGAGGAGCCGGGCGGGCTGGGGCTGGTGATGACGACCGCGACCCGCGGCATCGAGGAGCTCTGCGGCTTCAGCCCACGAGCCCCGCTGTCAGGCCAGCGCTGCCTCACCCGCCGCGCCTTCGAGCTGGCCAGCCCGCTGGCCTCCGGGTTCGGGGTCGAGGTCGGCATGACGATCGACATCGTCCGGGCCGGCCTTCGGGTGAAGGAGATCGAGGTGGACCTCTACCACCGCGCGACGGGCAGCGACCTGGCGAGCCAGTTCCACCGGGCCAAGCAGCTCCGCGACGTGACCCGGGCGCTGACGGCTCGCGGTCTGGTGCAGGCAAGCCTGAAGGAGCTGAAGGACTCCGGCGGCGTGCCCGGGTTGCTCAAGCGGCTCAAACGATGA
- a CDS encoding bacterial proteasome activator family protein: MTSEQNAPENEQPQGIAGATDDGRVYVVTPNAMAVEGPPAEESEGEVEDGATATSVTDLVEQPAKVMRIGNMIRQLLEEVKAAPLDDASRQRLRDIHSASIAELKDGLAPELVEELERLSLPFGEDATPTDAELRIAQAQLVGWLEGLFHGIQTALFAQQMAARAQLEQMRRALPPGVMPPGQQLPHRDGSDGMYL; the protein is encoded by the coding sequence ATGACCAGTGAGCAGAACGCACCGGAGAACGAGCAGCCCCAGGGGATCGCGGGAGCGACCGATGACGGCAGGGTCTATGTCGTGACTCCGAACGCGATGGCGGTGGAGGGCCCTCCGGCGGAGGAGTCCGAAGGTGAGGTGGAGGACGGCGCGACCGCGACCTCCGTCACCGACCTGGTCGAACAGCCGGCGAAGGTGATGCGGATCGGCAACATGATCCGTCAGCTGCTGGAGGAGGTGAAGGCGGCACCGCTGGACGACGCGAGCCGGCAACGGCTGCGCGATATCCATTCCGCCTCGATAGCCGAGCTCAAGGACGGTCTGGCCCCGGAGCTGGTCGAGGAGCTGGAGCGGCTGTCGCTCCCGTTCGGCGAAGACGCCACGCCGACCGATGCCGAGCTCCGGATCGCCCAGGCCCAGCTGGTCGGCTGGCTGGAGGGGCTCTTCCACGGCATCCAGACCGCGCTCTTCGCGCAGCAGATGGCCGCCCGTGCCCAGCTCGAGCAGATGCGGCGCGCTCTGCCGCCGGGGGTGATGCCGCCCGGTCAGCAGCTTCCGCATCGGGACGGCAGTGACGGGATGTACCTGTAG
- the mptB gene encoding polyprenol phosphomannose-dependent alpha 1,6 mannosyltransferase MptB — protein sequence MTDTRRTAGAAVPTQTPTADRYRPTTWSRDHRVALGGIVGATVLTVFAGVLGPSAVTLTLGPRDNLLPPWYLPAGVVEPNEWLVSGLIWVAIIVGALGLWVGLRALADGWLPSWKRLFGLGTGLSLATIAVPPLTSADVLMYAAYGRLQSIGRDPYEITPAEVFRGQFDPVLRWTERPWQDTPSVYGPITSWTQWLANFLGGENMHDIVFWLQLFAVLPFIIMCAGVVWMAADDPQRQARAALLSIANPVLIWAVVAGAHNEALSVMFAVFGMMMMRRHPLLAGVGIGLAGCAKLSIGLWGLAMLWAYRREPKKALLLCLGTALPMALAYLFWAPKAFFQVLRNGSYVSVGSWANPVYRFLDLFFTPVVAKIVVGVLAYAGLFVIAWMLSKTLPWQAAPGLAADQDPRLDPLTVALRTALVLSVAWLVTSMYTLSWYDLIAWVPMAVLAATKLDRIMLLRIAPLSLAYVPGRAIEVGAALDVTATRMRDTISPIIQMGVLLAIVLWWRHPDRDELFRRPRRRSVAAPTDRRESGQPAA from the coding sequence ATGACCGACACCAGACGAACGGCCGGTGCTGCGGTGCCCACCCAGACGCCCACAGCTGACCGCTACCGGCCGACCACCTGGAGTCGCGACCACCGGGTGGCGCTCGGTGGCATCGTCGGAGCCACCGTGCTGACCGTCTTCGCCGGGGTGCTGGGACCGTCAGCGGTGACACTCACGCTCGGACCCCGGGATAACCTGCTGCCACCGTGGTATCTGCCGGCCGGCGTGGTCGAACCCAACGAGTGGCTGGTCTCCGGACTGATCTGGGTGGCGATCATCGTCGGCGCCCTCGGCCTGTGGGTCGGCCTGCGGGCCCTCGCCGACGGCTGGCTGCCGAGCTGGAAACGACTGTTCGGCCTGGGCACCGGGCTGAGCCTGGCGACGATCGCGGTGCCACCGCTCACCTCCGCCGACGTGTTGATGTACGCCGCGTACGGGCGCCTGCAGTCGATCGGCCGCGACCCGTACGAGATCACGCCCGCCGAGGTGTTCCGCGGCCAGTTCGACCCGGTCCTGCGCTGGACCGAACGGCCCTGGCAGGACACCCCCAGCGTCTACGGCCCGATCACCTCCTGGACCCAATGGCTGGCCAACTTCCTCGGCGGCGAGAACATGCACGACATCGTCTTCTGGCTTCAGCTGTTTGCGGTGCTGCCGTTCATCATCATGTGTGCCGGGGTCGTCTGGATGGCCGCGGACGACCCGCAGCGGCAGGCCCGGGCGGCCCTGCTGAGCATCGCCAACCCGGTGCTGATCTGGGCGGTGGTGGCCGGTGCCCACAACGAGGCCCTCTCAGTGATGTTCGCGGTCTTCGGGATGATGATGATGAGGCGGCATCCGCTGCTGGCAGGGGTCGGCATCGGACTGGCCGGCTGCGCCAAGCTGAGCATCGGGCTCTGGGGGCTGGCAATGTTGTGGGCGTATCGCCGTGAGCCGAAGAAGGCCCTCCTGCTCTGCCTCGGCACCGCGCTGCCGATGGCGCTCGCCTACCTCTTCTGGGCGCCGAAGGCGTTCTTCCAGGTGCTGCGCAACGGCAGCTACGTCTCGGTCGGCTCCTGGGCCAACCCGGTTTACCGGTTCCTCGACCTCTTCTTCACCCCGGTGGTCGCCAAGATCGTGGTCGGCGTGCTGGCCTACGCCGGGTTGTTCGTGATCGCCTGGATGCTGTCCAAGACGCTGCCCTGGCAGGCCGCGCCCGGCCTGGCCGCCGACCAGGACCCCCGCCTCGACCCGTTGACGGTGGCGCTGCGGACCGCTCTGGTGCTGTCGGTGGCGTGGCTGGTCACCTCGATGTACACGTTGTCCTGGTATGACCTGATCGCCTGGGTCCCGATGGCCGTGCTGGCTGCGACCAAGCTGGACCGGATCATGCTGCTGCGGATCGCCCCGCTGTCGCTGGCGTACGTCCCGGGACGAGCCATCGAGGTCGGTGCCGCCCTCGACGTCACTGCGACGCGGATGCGCGACACCATCTCGCCGATCATCCAGATGGGGGTGCTGCTCGCCATCGTGCTGTGGTGGCGCCACCCCGACCGGGACGAGCTGTTCAGGCGGCCACGCCGCCGGTCGGTCGCGGCCCCGACCGACCGCCGAGAGTCCGGTCAGCCGGCGGCGTAG
- a CDS encoding adenosine deaminase: MAVSADFIAGLPKAELHVHHVGSASPKIVSALAARHPGTVPSDPAELNDYFTFTDFAHFVTVYLSVVDLVKNDEDVRLLTYEVATEMAAQNIRYAELTVTPYTSVVRGIAPEAFMEAIEDARVAAERDHGIQLRWIFDIPGELGLEGAAGTATLALDHGPSALVGFGLGGPEIGVPRPQFKPYFDQARAAGLHSVPHAGETTGPQTIWDALRELGAERIGHGTSATQDPELLRYLAEHQIPLEVCPTSNIATGAVTALELHPLRDMVDAGVLVTLNSDDPPMFATHLNAEYQIAARLLDLDEAGVVALAQQAVRSSFLDETGKQRLLAEMDDYAAG; encoded by the coding sequence ATGGCTGTCTCCGCTGACTTCATCGCCGGCCTGCCCAAGGCCGAGCTGCATGTCCACCACGTCGGGTCGGCGTCGCCGAAGATCGTCTCCGCGCTGGCTGCGCGGCATCCAGGCACGGTGCCGAGCGACCCGGCGGAGCTGAACGACTACTTCACGTTCACCGACTTCGCCCACTTCGTGACCGTCTATCTGTCCGTGGTGGACCTGGTCAAGAACGATGAGGACGTACGACTGCTCACCTACGAGGTCGCCACCGAGATGGCTGCGCAGAACATCCGCTACGCCGAGCTCACCGTGACGCCGTACACGTCGGTGGTGCGCGGGATCGCCCCGGAGGCCTTCATGGAGGCCATCGAGGACGCCCGGGTCGCTGCCGAACGCGACCACGGCATCCAGCTGCGGTGGATCTTCGACATCCCCGGCGAGCTCGGACTCGAAGGCGCCGCGGGCACGGCCACCCTCGCGCTCGACCATGGCCCCTCGGCGCTGGTCGGTTTCGGCCTCGGTGGGCCCGAGATCGGGGTGCCCCGCCCGCAGTTCAAACCCTACTTCGACCAGGCCCGGGCCGCGGGTCTGCACAGTGTCCCGCACGCCGGCGAGACCACCGGACCGCAGACGATCTGGGACGCCCTCCGAGAGCTCGGCGCCGAGCGGATCGGGCACGGCACCTCCGCCACGCAGGACCCTGAGCTGCTCCGCTACCTTGCCGAGCACCAGATCCCGCTCGAGGTGTGCCCCACCTCCAACATCGCCACCGGGGCCGTGACGGCGCTGGAACTGCACCCGCTCAGGGACATGGTCGACGCCGGCGTCCTGGTCACCCTGAACAGTGACGACCCGCCGATGTTCGCCACCCACCTGAACGCCGAGTACCAGATCGCCGCCCGGCTGCTCGATCTCGACGAGGCCGGAGTCGTCGCGTTGGCGCAGCAGGCCGTCCGGTCATCGTTCCTGGACGAGACCGGCAAGCAGCGGCTGCTGGCCGAGATGGACGACTACGCCGCCGGCTGA
- the serS gene encoding serine--tRNA ligase, with translation MIDAKLLRQDPDRIRASQRARGESESLVDEAVVADETRRTAIADYERLRAEQKELGKLVSRAQGEEKAELLAQTRDLAAAVKAAEAAQTEASAAFDGLVAQIANLVDPAAPIGGEDDFTVLETHGEPRDFAAEGFEPRDHLEIGRGLGAIDMERGAKVSGSRFYYLTGQGAELELALINFAMAQAIGNGFRPMIPPALVKARAMEGTGFLGQAAQDVYYLPNDDMYLVGTAEVPLAAYHSDEILDVTTLPLRYAGYSPSYRREAGSHGKDTKGIFRVHWFDKVEMFVFCDPAEADAEHQRLLQWEKEFISALDIPFQVLDVASADLGLSAARKFDCYGWLPTQGRYREITSTSNCTEFQARRLNIRGRFAGGTAPVATLNGTLCAIARSIVMILENHQQADGSVRIPEVLRPYLGGRKFLTPDA, from the coding sequence GTGATCGATGCCAAGCTGCTCCGCCAGGACCCCGACCGTATCCGTGCCTCCCAACGGGCGCGTGGCGAGTCGGAGTCCCTCGTCGATGAGGCGGTGGTGGCCGACGAGACCAGGCGGACCGCGATCGCCGACTACGAGCGCCTGCGTGCCGAGCAGAAGGAGCTGGGCAAGCTCGTGTCGCGGGCGCAGGGGGAGGAGAAGGCCGAGCTGCTCGCCCAGACGCGTGACCTGGCTGCGGCGGTGAAGGCGGCCGAGGCGGCCCAGACCGAGGCCAGCGCCGCCTTCGACGGACTGGTCGCGCAGATCGCCAATCTGGTCGACCCGGCCGCGCCGATCGGCGGCGAGGACGACTTCACCGTGCTGGAGACGCACGGGGAGCCCCGCGACTTCGCAGCCGAGGGCTTCGAGCCGCGGGACCATCTCGAGATCGGCCGCGGGCTGGGCGCCATCGACATGGAGCGGGGCGCCAAGGTGTCCGGGTCGCGCTTCTACTACCTGACCGGCCAAGGGGCGGAGCTTGAGCTCGCCCTGATCAACTTCGCCATGGCGCAGGCGATCGGGAACGGTTTCCGCCCGATGATCCCACCCGCCCTGGTGAAGGCGCGGGCGATGGAGGGCACCGGCTTCCTCGGTCAGGCGGCGCAGGACGTCTACTACCTGCCCAACGACGACATGTACCTGGTGGGTACGGCGGAGGTGCCGCTGGCCGCCTATCACAGCGACGAGATCCTGGACGTGACCACTTTGCCGCTGCGTTACGCCGGCTACAGCCCGAGCTACCGTCGCGAAGCGGGCTCGCACGGCAAGGACACCAAAGGCATCTTCCGGGTGCACTGGTTCGACAAGGTCGAGATGTTCGTGTTCTGTGACCCTGCCGAAGCCGACGCCGAGCACCAGCGACTGCTCCAGTGGGAGAAGGAGTTCATTTCCGCGCTGGACATCCCGTTCCAGGTCCTCGACGTCGCCAGCGCTGACCTCGGCCTGAGCGCGGCCCGCAAGTTCGACTGCTATGGCTGGTTGCCGACGCAGGGCCGCTACCGCGAGATCACGTCGACCTCGAACTGCACCGAGTTCCAGGCCCGGCGGCTGAACATCCGGGGCCGGTTCGCGGGCGGCACAGCTCCGGTCGCCACCCTGAACGGCACCCTGTGCGCCATCGCCCGCTCCATTGTGATGATCCTGGAGAACCACCAGCAGGCCGACGGGTCGGTCCGGATCCCGGAGGTGCTGCGGCCCTACCTCGGCGGTCGCAAGTTCCTCACGCCCGACGCATGA
- a CDS encoding diacylglycerol kinase family protein translates to MARKPPSLFAVAITSGAIVIFVAWTLMFLFVPRLERSDLADVAAPLDPASGPAQLAAAFALLTWPGVVYAGMLGIALWAIRHRLRNLSAALVLAVVIGWGGEIGVKLLVRRDRPAQALDLLTAYGYSYPSGHLVAMVAFVILMGATLTVTRQSRQVRLGWAFGGSAIVLAVGFDRWLLSANYVSDLVGGVLFGVIAASLALIAADVRVIPQFIISASSLTRVQPPAPADSGQPLRCAVIYNPVKVTDWATFRRHVEYELRTRGWERPLWLETTQDDPGREMTARAVAERVDLVLAAGGDGTIRVVCSGLADSGIPFGLIPAGTGNLLAKNVGIPLDEREALRVAFEGVDRPIDVVRIVADDNEDQADHFMVMAGIGIDAVIMQSTNTELKRAVGSAAYFVAAARNANHPALHTTIQVDDQPVIRRRAHVLVIGNVGFLQANIPLIPDAKPDDGLLDVLVASPRGLLDWLRLIARVLTRQRRTDNQLDRLTGRKVTIRVQEGDQYQLDGDTVGHAHKLTAEVLPGGLIIRSPR, encoded by the coding sequence ATGGCCCGGAAACCACCATCGCTGTTCGCTGTCGCGATCACCTCAGGGGCCATCGTCATCTTCGTCGCCTGGACCCTGATGTTCCTCTTCGTCCCCCGACTGGAGCGATCCGACCTCGCCGACGTGGCGGCGCCACTGGATCCGGCCTCCGGCCCGGCGCAGCTGGCTGCCGCGTTCGCACTGCTGACCTGGCCCGGGGTGGTGTACGCAGGGATGTTGGGGATCGCGCTGTGGGCGATCCGGCATCGACTGCGGAACCTGAGCGCCGCTCTGGTACTGGCTGTGGTGATCGGCTGGGGCGGCGAGATCGGGGTGAAGCTGCTCGTCCGCCGGGATCGACCCGCGCAGGCCCTGGACCTGCTCACCGCCTACGGCTACTCGTACCCGTCGGGTCATCTGGTGGCCATGGTCGCCTTCGTGATCCTGATGGGGGCCACTTTGACGGTCACCCGGCAGAGCCGGCAGGTCCGGCTCGGCTGGGCGTTCGGCGGTTCGGCGATCGTGCTCGCCGTCGGCTTCGACCGCTGGCTGCTGTCGGCGAACTACGTCTCCGACCTGGTCGGCGGTGTCCTGTTCGGCGTCATCGCCGCCTCCCTGGCGCTGATCGCGGCCGACGTCCGTGTCATCCCGCAGTTCATCATCAGCGCCTCGTCCCTGACCAGGGTGCAGCCGCCGGCGCCGGCCGACAGCGGCCAACCATTGCGCTGCGCCGTCATCTACAACCCGGTCAAGGTCACCGACTGGGCCACCTTCCGACGCCATGTCGAATACGAGCTGCGTACCCGCGGGTGGGAGCGCCCGCTCTGGTTGGAGACGACCCAGGACGACCCGGGCCGCGAGATGACGGCCCGTGCGGTGGCGGAGCGGGTAGACCTGGTGCTGGCGGCCGGTGGCGACGGGACCATCCGGGTCGTCTGTTCCGGTCTGGCGGACAGCGGCATCCCGTTCGGCCTGATCCCAGCCGGCACCGGCAACCTGCTGGCCAAGAATGTGGGCATCCCGCTCGACGAGCGGGAGGCGCTCCGGGTCGCGTTCGAAGGGGTCGACCGGCCGATCGACGTGGTCAGGATCGTCGCCGACGACAACGAGGACCAGGCGGACCACTTCATGGTGATGGCCGGCATCGGCATCGACGCGGTGATCATGCAGTCCACCAACACCGAGCTGAAGCGTGCCGTCGGATCGGCGGCCTACTTCGTCGCGGCGGCCCGCAACGCGAACCATCCCGCCCTGCACACCACCATCCAGGTCGACGACCAACCCGTGATCCGCCGCCGGGCCCACGTCCTGGTGATCGGCAACGTCGGTTTCCTGCAGGCCAACATCCCGCTGATCCCGGACGCCAAGCCCGACGACGGCCTGCTGGACGTGCTGGTCGCGTCCCCGCGCGGTCTGCTGGACTGGCTCCGGCTGATCGCCCGGGTGCTGACCCGGCAGCGCCGGACCGACAACCAGCTGGACCGGCTCACCGGCCGCAAGGTCACCATCCGGGTCCAGGAGGGCGACCAGTACCAGCTGGATGGGGACACCGTCGGCCACGCCCACAAGCTCACCGCCGAAGTCCTCCCCGGCGGTCTCATCATCCGTTCCCCCCGCTGA
- a CDS encoding PrsW family glutamic-type intramembrane protease, translating to MQNSSGGYPPPPPPQGTPSGSWPTAAVVPQHPYPSAPRRKARKVGAPLALIIIAAVLVTGLVALATAQNMVFFAIGLIPAVLGAGLVIGAYLWIDRWEPEPPRLLIFAFVWGGGFTVVWALIIGQILSAVGFLNGPFSSIAIQAPLVEEFGKGMFLWLMLTGLRRKELNTLTDCLVYAGMVGIGFAFVEDLLYFTSQHSLGGAILTIVIRLALGVFAHPLFTSMTAIGVFLSLRQKSAVGRFGCLLLGYLGAVLLHGLWNGSTALGLQGYLITYGVVMVPVFVGAVLLARRSRRREGEIVLAQLPAMVQARLVAPQEAGWLSSLGSRKLRLQAAKSAGGKDGARQIAQFADAVTELAFVRDRLDHGLATPALLQQHDALVQTIQLERAQVAPQLNQLSAQSSPVTGAPMQPTDPLATYNPIPGGP from the coding sequence GTGCAGAACTCGTCCGGGGGCTATCCCCCGCCTCCGCCGCCGCAGGGCACTCCCAGCGGCTCCTGGCCGACGGCCGCTGTGGTGCCCCAGCACCCGTACCCGTCGGCGCCACGTCGCAAGGCCAGGAAGGTCGGTGCCCCGCTGGCGTTGATCATCATCGCGGCGGTCCTGGTGACGGGCCTGGTCGCCTTGGCGACGGCCCAGAACATGGTCTTCTTCGCCATCGGCCTGATCCCCGCCGTGCTCGGTGCCGGACTGGTGATCGGGGCCTACCTGTGGATCGACCGCTGGGAGCCGGAGCCGCCTCGGCTGCTGATCTTCGCGTTCGTGTGGGGCGGCGGGTTCACCGTGGTCTGGGCGCTCATCATCGGGCAGATCCTGTCCGCGGTGGGCTTTCTCAACGGCCCGTTCAGCAGCATCGCCATCCAGGCACCGCTGGTCGAGGAGTTCGGCAAGGGTATGTTCCTGTGGCTGATGCTCACCGGTCTCCGGCGCAAGGAGCTCAACACCCTGACCGACTGCCTGGTGTACGCCGGCATGGTCGGGATCGGCTTCGCCTTCGTCGAGGACCTGCTCTACTTCACCAGCCAGCACTCGCTCGGCGGGGCCATTCTCACCATCGTGATCCGGCTGGCGCTGGGCGTCTTCGCCCACCCCCTGTTCACCTCCATGACGGCGATCGGTGTCTTCCTCTCGCTGCGGCAGAAGTCGGCGGTGGGCAGGTTCGGCTGCCTGCTGCTCGGCTACCTCGGCGCCGTCCTGCTGCACGGCCTCTGGAACGGGTCCACCGCACTGGGTCTGCAGGGTTACCTGATCACCTATGGCGTGGTCATGGTGCCGGTGTTCGTCGGCGCCGTCCTGCTCGCCCGGCGTAGCCGTAGACGGGAGGGCGAGATCGTCCTGGCCCAGCTGCCCGCCATGGTGCAGGCACGGCTGGTGGCCCCGCAGGAGGCCGGCTGGCTTTCCTCGCTCGGCAGCCGAAAGCTCCGATTGCAGGCGGCGAAGAGCGCCGGCGGCAAGGACGGAGCCCGACAGATCGCCCAGTTTGCCGATGCGGTCACCGAGCTGGCCTTCGTCCGCGACCGGCTGGACCACGGGCTGGCGACACCGGCGCTGCTGCAGCAGCACGACGCCCTCGTCCAGACCATCCAGCTCGAACGGGCCCAGGTCGCGCCCCAGCTCAACCAGCTCAGCGCCCAGTCGAGCCCGGTGACCGGAGCTCCGATGCAGCCGACCGATCCGCTGGCCACCTACAACCCGATCCCCGGCGGACCCTGA